DNA from Kitasatospora acidiphila:
AACGTCAAAAACATCGTCGCGGACGACATTTATCGAGTCCACGAACAGGTCAACCACACCACCCACACATTCGCACGCCTGAAGCACCGCAAGGATGGCGAGTACCGCGATGTCCCGCTGCCCGCCTACACCAGGCAGACCATCGAGTGGTACGCCGACACCTACGGGACCGTCGACGGGTACCTCCTCCGCCGCCCTACAGACATCTCAAAGCCGATGCAGTGGTGGACCATCGAGAACCAGTGGCGGAGGATCAAGGACTCCGGCCTGGTCGACATCCCCGAGGGCATGGTCATGTACGGCCTGCGCCACTTCTTCGCCTCGAACTGCCTCGGCAACAACATCCCGATCACCGACGTCGCCGAGTGGATGGGGCACCGCAGCATCGACGTCACCTTCAAGATCTACCGCCACCTGATGCCCGGTTCCATCGGTCGCGCGGCCCAGGTCCTCGACCTGGCCGCCTGAACACCGCGGTGGGCCAGCCCGGTTGGGCTGGCCCACCCTCGTCAGCACAGTCAACCAGCAGAGATCCTTTGCTGGTTGACCCACGCCTGTACTTCCGAGATCTTGAACTGCAGCTTGGCGTTCCTGCCCGTCCCGAAGCGGTACGGCACAAGTCCGACATCAGCGGCTTCGCGGTAGACCCAGGCCACAGACATATTCAGATACTCTGCGGTTTGTTTAACGCTCATGAACTGCTCGGGCAATGCATCCTCCTTCTCGATCAACAGATCTGCCCGAGATCATCCAAGAAGGCGCAAACTTGGCGCCGCCGCCCTGATCCGGTAAGAGGCCTGCGCCCCATCGGGTGGATTGCCTGGTCATACCTCGGTTCTACTCGAGCCACTTGGCCCCAGCGATCGCACGGGACGCCTGACTGCGCCAGTCCGAACCGCGCAGGTCAGGGCCGTATCGGACGTTCCAAGGCCCCTCTTGTCACTCCCCGCCGGTAGCCTCTCGTGCCGTAGGGAACGACGGAGGGGCGTAGATGAACGAGGCGGGCACGGCTGGCCTGGGGACAACGGAACGCAGGCTTCCACCAGCAGCCGGGGCTGATCAGATGGCCGACCTGGCGAAGGCCGCGGGAAATCTGACACAGGCGTTAACGCGACGGGATGACATCGTCCCCCCTGATGAACTCCTGGGCCGATTCACGCTCGGGATGCCGCAGATGAAGGCTGGACTGCGCGAGAACTCGATCGAGCGCCGCGAGGCCCTGCTGTATCTCGACATGGCGAACCAGTTCCAGGAGTGGGCGGATGCCGTCGAGCGGGCTTCCATTCAGCTACGCTCGAACCTTCTGGCCGCTCTGGCGTTGGACCCCAAATCCTCGCGACGGAAAGCGCTGGTTCACTACTTCGCTGACTGGTTCCACGGCCTGTCCGTCTACACGGAAGCGAAGCTGGACCAGAACGGTGAAGCGGAGGCCGTCAATCCGGGTATCGACCCGCGGGGCATGGAACGTGCAAAGTCTGTCTTCATCCATGCCGCCTCCCCGATCCTGGAGTCCGAGTTCTACGCTCCGTCGCGAAAGCTCCTTTTCCGCTACGGACAGGAGGCTCAGCTATGCCTGGACCGGTTCGATCGGTCCCGAGAGGTCACTCTGGAGCTGAAGCGGGCACTGAGCGAGCTCGAAGAGTCACAAGCGTTCGCTCCCCGAACCGCCGCCTACCTCGACTACATCGACACCATGCACTTCAGCGAGTTCGAGCACCTGGTGGCCGACCTGCTCGACCGCGATGGCTACCGTGTCACTCAGCGCGGTGGTAAGGCTGGGGACCACGGCATGGATGTGATTGCTCTCGGCGAGTTGGGGCAACCCGTCGTCGTCCAGGTGAAGCACTCCGAGGGCGGCAACGGCAAGGTTGATGAGGGGGTAATCCGGGACATCGCGGGGGCATCGCGAGTCATGCACCCGTCCTCAATCGCTATGGTGGTGACGAATCGTCACATCACACAGCCGGCGCGGGATTGGGCGGCGAGGGAGAACGCATTCGTGCACCTGGTCGACCGTAAGAAGCTGCAGCGATGGGCAGAGGACGGGTTGCCGCTCGCTGCAGTACTCGAGGACGGCCGGTGACCCGGACACTGTCTTGGCAGTGTGCGGGGGTTGACCATGGTTAAGGGTGCCGTACTGCAGGGGTACCTCCTGGAGGAGGCGCTTGCCTGGCTCCTACGCTCCTCCGGCTATCGCCTGCTGGTGCATGCGAGCCAGGATCCCGATGAACTGGTGACCGACGGGAACACACTTCGGGTCCGGGGCCGGGGTGCGCTGCACCAAGTGGACGCGTTGGGGGAATTCGCTTTCACGCCGGCCTTCTCGATGCCCGTGCGGCTCTTCCTGGAAGCGAAGTTCAAGCAGGATCGTTGCGGACTGGAGATCGTTCGCAACGCTCACGGTGTGCTGCATGACGTCAACGAGAACTTCATGACACACGCCGGCAGGAGACCACGGCAGCGGTACCACTACGCGTACGCCCTGTTCTCGACCAGTGGGTTCACGCCGGATGCTCAGAAGTACGCCGTGGCCCACCAGATCTCGCTGGTAGACATGTCGGGTGCCTCATTCGCCTGGCTGCTGGGAACGATCGGCACGACGGCCTGGACCCTGGAGCAGGCACAGGGCGGTCTCGGGAAGTCGGCGACGTTCCCGGTGACGTGGTTGCGCACCGAACTGCGCAAGAGGCTGGGGACCTGGACCGCGTCTCCGAGCTTGCTGTCGTCGGCGGTGCCGACGGACGACAGGTTCCGAAAAGAGGCCGCGGCGGTGATCGCTGACTTCGCTGACGCGCTGCGGCGAAACGGCGGTGCCGAGCTGCTACTGGGCTTCCCTTCAGCGCCGTTCATCCTGCCGCTGGCTGTCAACAATCACCTGGCATTCACCTCGTACGCGGACGCCCAGCCGGACCATGCAGTACGAATCCGGCGACGGGGCAGCGGCGGGTCGGCGGAGTGGACCTTGTCACCGCTTGGCCAAGAGGGTGCCTACGAGCTCGCTTTCAAGCTGCCGGAGCAGGTGGAGGAGTGGATCAGCGACGTCGAGGAGAAGGAGCGACGGCGCACCGTGGAGGTGAAGGAGCAGTTCCTTTCCACGATCACGATCTACCGGATGAACGGCGGTGGCGTGCGGGCATACCAGCTGCGCTACGAGCCCAGTTCCCTCTCGCGTTCCTGAGCTGGCGAAGCATAGTGGTCGGCCTCCCCGCTCGAGGAGGCCGACCACGGTGTCAGACCGGCAGATAGGGGCTGGGCTTGCCGTGCCAGCTGATGTTCAGTGCATCGCGGGCCCGGGTGGTGGCCACGAATAGCAGGGACCGGGCCTTTCGCTGCTCGCGCTCATAGCGCGGCGGGTCTTCGGTGCGGTACCGGTCGATGACGTGGGTGCGGGGAATGATGCCATCGCTGGCGGCCACGATAGCGAGACGCTGGTACTCAAGGCCCTTGAAGCGGTGCATAGTGCCGACGTGGACCTCGCCATCGCCCTTGGGGCCTTCCTTCGTGAGCTCAGCGCACGTGATGCCGGCCTTGGTCTCCAGGTAGTACATGGCCTGGTTGACCAGGTCACGGTCGGCGACGCAGACGGCGATGTGACCGCTCGGATCCCTAGGCGATCCGTTCTCGTCCGTGGAGAGCTCCGCACGCCATGCAGTCAGGGTGGCAGCGAGGCCGGCGAGTTCGTCGTCCCAGCTGATATAGGGCGTGAAGGTGGGAGCAGGACCATGGAGGACGGAGCGGTAGCCGGCGAGGTTGTCGGCGCCGTCGTCCAGGTCGTCGTAGCTGACCTTCTGACCGGGCGCGCTGGGGTCGACCACACGGAGGGCCTCGGTGAGGATCTCCTTAGTGGTGCGGTAGCTGAGGGTCAAGCGGGAAGACCGGCCCCGGATGTGGATGCCGAGGGCGCTGAGGGCGACCTGGTGATCGTAGATGCGCTGGTGGGTGTCCCCCGCGATGAACATGTCGTTGGGAAGCTTCGGGTCGACCATGGCCCGGAGCATCTTCCAATGCGCAGGGCTGAGGTCCTGGGCCTCGTCGACGATGATGTGCCGGTAGCGGTAGTTGATGTAGCGCATGCCGGAGCTGTTGTCGCGGTGGATGAGGTCCTTGCCGCCGACTTCCTCCTTGTACTCGCTCCGGGCCTTGATCTTCGCTGCGCGTTCCATCTCGAACCGGGCTGCACGCTCGGAGACCTGTCCCCAGGTTTCCACACCGAGCTTGTCGAGTCGGGCGGTGAACTGCTCGAGGAGCTTCCAGATGTGGTTGCGCTCCGGCCGGGTGAGCGAGCGACCCCGGCCCGCCCTGCGAGCCTGGAAGTAGGCGGAGCGGGTGGGAACGGACTGCCCGAGGATGACCTGCTCCCACTCCTCGATGAGGAACTCGGGCTCCCAGCGGTGGTCGCCGAGTTCGGCGAGGAGCTGCCGCATCTCGTTCAGTGCCACGTGGTCGTAGACACGCTGGCGGCCACGACCGGGGGCGGTGTTCTCGCCCATCACCCTGGCGGCGAGCTGGTCGATGTGAGCGATTTCGACGCGAGCGAGAAGCTCGGGTT
Protein-coding regions in this window:
- a CDS encoding restriction endonuclease — encoded protein: MNEAGTAGLGTTERRLPPAAGADQMADLAKAAGNLTQALTRRDDIVPPDELLGRFTLGMPQMKAGLRENSIERREALLYLDMANQFQEWADAVERASIQLRSNLLAALALDPKSSRRKALVHYFADWFHGLSVYTEAKLDQNGEAEAVNPGIDPRGMERAKSVFIHAASPILESEFYAPSRKLLFRYGQEAQLCLDRFDRSREVTLELKRALSELEESQAFAPRTAAYLDYIDTMHFSEFEHLVADLLDRDGYRVTQRGGKAGDHGMDVIALGELGQPVVVQVKHSEGGNGKVDEGVIRDIAGASRVMHPSSIAMVVTNRHITQPARDWAARENAFVHLVDRKKLQRWAEDGLPLAAVLEDGR
- a CDS encoding helix-turn-helix transcriptional regulator — translated: MIEKEDALPEQFMSVKQTAEYLNMSVAWVYREAADVGLVPYRFGTGRNAKLQFKISEVQAWVNQQRISAG
- a CDS encoding PDDEXK family nuclease, giving the protein MVKGAVLQGYLLEEALAWLLRSSGYRLLVHASQDPDELVTDGNTLRVRGRGALHQVDALGEFAFTPAFSMPVRLFLEAKFKQDRCGLEIVRNAHGVLHDVNENFMTHAGRRPRQRYHYAYALFSTSGFTPDAQKYAVAHQISLVDMSGASFAWLLGTIGTTAWTLEQAQGGLGKSATFPVTWLRTELRKRLGTWTASPSLLSSAVPTDDRFRKEAAAVIADFADALRRNGGAELLLGFPSAPFILPLAVNNHLAFTSYADAQPDHAVRIRRRGSGGSAEWTLSPLGQEGAYELAFKLPEQVEEWISDVEEKERRRTVEVKEQFLSTITIYRMNGGGVRAYQLRYEPSSLSRS
- a CDS encoding UvrD-helicase domain-containing protein, whose amino-acid sequence is MTARLSLYRKAEQELYKLDRSVKAQFYDFCHVFRNKPDQPGLKKKKLKGDSRIWSARVNDSYRALLTPTGVDADGTESWLVIAVRHRKDVYEELQVAVNRVTGEIEFVDLAVVGDSALRRAGITLTPAEPDQAVTRTEAEPEPQGPLPVQAALLAAYSADQLRELGVADQLVELALAVTDSAELDQLLEGAPLLSKDVLYGLAAGMSIDEVRQEITQPVELGQEPDLGDFAAALIRTKVTAVDDDVQAAIDQGDFRAWKVFLHPTQERIVRRHNNGPARVSGGPGTGKTIVALHRVKYLAEQLPPGNNKAILLTTFTKNLTTDLRLRLASLVEPELLARVEIAHIDQLAARVMGENTAPGRGRQRVYDHVALNEMRQLLAELGDHRWEPEFLIEEWEQVILGQSVPTRSAYFQARRAGRGRSLTRPERNHIWKLLEQFTARLDKLGVETWGQVSERAARFEMERAAKIKARSEYKEEVGGKDLIHRDNSSGMRYINYRYRHIIVDEAQDLSPAHWKMLRAMVDPKLPNDMFIAGDTHQRIYDHQVALSALGIHIRGRSSRLTLSYRTTKEILTEALRVVDPSAPGQKVSYDDLDDGADNLAGYRSVLHGPAPTFTPYISWDDELAGLAATLTAWRAELSTDENGSPRDPSGHIAVCVADRDLVNQAMYYLETKAGITCAELTKEGPKGDGEVHVGTMHRFKGLEYQRLAIVAASDGIIPRTHVIDRYRTEDPPRYEREQRKARSLLFVATTRARDALNISWHGKPSPYLPV